Genomic window (Deltaproteobacteria bacterium):
TCTTCTTGGCATATGTCCATCGGACGATGGAAATTGACAAGAACAAGAAGAAAAGCATAAAATCATAGGCGTCCCCATCTCTCACATCTCTCAACTCTATAATCAGCCATAGCCCTACTCCTGGGGAGTCAAAAACGATAGGTCGCCCCTGCCTTGAGTACCACAGTCTCTGCCTGAAGTTCTCTCTTCATGCGGCCGAGGGCATGGTCGCAGGTATCGTGTCCCGAAAGATAAACCCTCTTGGGCCTCGCCCTATTAATCGAGGTAATGGTTTGGCTCAAGTCAGTATCGGTGATCTTGCGCCAGGGAGGCTTACCCGTGCCCAGAATCCTCTGCAAGTGGATGCCTGCCCGGTTACCTCTACCCGTGGTTACAGGGAAGTGAAGCCCGCCACCTATGGCATAAAGAGGCTCATTAGAAAGACGGGACACCATCTCCAGTATGACCTCAATAGTCGGGTGGCCACAGCCGGTGAAAACCACGAGGCCCCTGTTCTTGAGGCGAGCAAGCAGCGCCTGTTCCTCCGTATGGCCGAGAAAGAAAAGACTCCTGGCCAGAGGGCCGGTTGAAGCGATTCCGGCAGCCAGTAGCTGTGGCCTTTCAACCAACTTAGCCTTGAATCCCTTGGCTTCTGCTCTATCAGGGAGGAAGCAGGGCTTGGGCTTTTCCGGCTTTAGATTTTCTGGCACGGTGAGTTGCCGGGTGCGCTGGGCACGGATGCCACCCATGTGGTCACAGTGAAGGTGAGAAATTGCCAAGGCATCTATCTGGTCGAGGCTGAAGCCTAGTCTGGCAGCATTGTGTGCTAATGCCGGGTGGGCTGGACCAAAGCCGACATCGTATAGCATCGAGCCCAATTCGGTTCTGAAGAGGTAAGAAACACCGGCATCACCGATGAAGCCCTCCTCGGCTTTCCATTCCACGAGTACCGTCATCTCTAAGGAATCGAGTTCGGGCATATTAAGAGGCCTAGCCTCGCCTATGCGTTTTTGGTTAAGCTCTGCAGCTCGGATTCGGCCCGTCTGAAACTGCCGGTTCCTGCTAATCAACCAGAGGGCAATAAGCGGGGAGGCCACAGCCAAGACCGGCCACCATGCGGGTGATACACGGAAAGCCACTCCGAAATCTCCTCTCCCCTATGGCACGATTCTGGAGTAACCCTGTCGAAGTAATACCCACTGTGTATCATACGGGCGATGGGTTAACAAGGGTTTACTTCAAGATGGATTCGCGCCTCCGGAGGTTAGGGGACGCCTAAGGTTAGGGGACGCCTATGATTTTATGCAAAACCTTATTGGCGATCTTTCACAGACGGAAGTTAGTTTGAACAGCAATTTTCTCACCCCTCAACGATGCCCTACTGGCCCCTGACAGGAAATCCTCATGCGACGTGACAGCTCAACGGTGCTCATTCCCGGTTCACGATTGGCCCGGTGGCAAAGCAGACTTCGGG
Coding sequences:
- a CDS encoding MBL fold metallo-hydrolase, with amino-acid sequence MAFRVSPAWWPVLAVASPLIALWLISRNRQFQTGRIRAAELNQKRIGEARPLNMPELDSLEMTVLVEWKAEEGFIGDAGVSYLFRTELGSMLYDVGFGPAHPALAHNAARLGFSLDQIDALAISHLHCDHMGGIRAQRTRQLTVPENLKPEKPKPCFLPDRAEAKGFKAKLVERPQLLAAGIASTGPLARSLFFLGHTEEQALLARLKNRGLVVFTGCGHPTIEVILEMVSRLSNEPLYAIGGGLHFPVTTGRGNRAGIHLQRILGTGKPPWRKITDTDLSQTITSINRARPKRVYLSGHDTCDHALGRMKRELQAETVVLKAGATYRF